The following are encoded in a window of Vicinamibacterales bacterium genomic DNA:
- a CDS encoding tetratricopeptide repeat protein, giving the protein MDCERVGREEILDSYLLGRLNEADAHAFEAHCFECVRCFEDLEALTAIQRELRRSGGDSASDARVPVLRWAPAAGLAAAAVLAAGVMFWMRAPATTPEPPGAQVSSARETPVRTPAPTGQAGVPDPSLAQLARVEPPPYEPVTLRGAADEATARFRRGMDHYRKGDYDRAIVDLRDASQLDPGAAHVRFFLGICHLMSGQDGAAVEQLRATLALGDSAYLEEAHWYLAKAYLRRKDVGAARAQLTALVALRGARRAEAQRLLSDIETLEK; this is encoded by the coding sequence ATGGACTGTGAGCGGGTCGGTCGCGAAGAGATCCTCGACAGCTACCTGCTCGGAAGGCTGAACGAGGCGGATGCCCACGCGTTCGAAGCGCACTGCTTCGAGTGCGTGCGCTGCTTCGAGGATCTCGAGGCGCTCACGGCGATTCAGCGGGAACTGCGGCGTTCCGGCGGGGACTCCGCATCGGACGCGAGAGTTCCGGTGCTGCGATGGGCTCCGGCGGCCGGATTGGCTGCCGCCGCCGTGCTCGCCGCGGGCGTGATGTTCTGGATGCGAGCGCCGGCGACGACGCCGGAACCGCCGGGCGCGCAGGTGTCTTCGGCGCGGGAGACTCCGGTCCGGACGCCGGCTCCAACCGGGCAGGCGGGTGTGCCCGATCCGTCGCTCGCACAGCTCGCTCGGGTCGAGCCGCCGCCATACGAGCCGGTGACGTTGCGCGGTGCGGCAGACGAAGCCACGGCACGGTTCCGCCGCGGCATGGACCACTATCGAAAGGGGGACTACGATCGGGCGATCGTCGACCTCCGCGACGCATCACAGCTGGACCCCGGCGCCGCCCACGTGCGTTTCTTCCTGGGTATCTGCCATCTCATGTCGGGACAGGACGGCGCCGCGGTCGAACAGCTCCGCGCAACTCTTGCGCTCGGCGACTCGGCCTATCTCGAGGAGGCGCATTGGTACCTCGCGAAGGCCTATCTGCGTCGCAAGGACGTCGGCGCCGCCCGCGCGCAGTTGACGGCGCTGGTGGCGCTTCGCGGAGCGCGCCGCGCAGAGGCGCAGCGGCTGCTCAGCGACATCGAGACGCTCGAGAAGTAA